The segment AAAGCCCAAGGATTAACAATGGTGCCACTAAAATTCTATGCCTCGCGTGGCAAGATTAAAGTTCAACTCGGCATCGCCCGCACCAAATCAAAAGCCGATAAACGCGAATCACTAAAGAAACAAGAAGCCAACCGCGAAATCGCGCGCGCGATGCGGGTAAAGAAATGAACAATTACAAACGCGCTTATTTTAATACAACTATTTTTTTTAAAACTTTTATTCATCGAATAGTTAATCACTACGGCTACGAAATTAACAAAACGACAACTATAAAAAGATTCGGTGATGAATATCAAGCGCTAATAAGCCTTTATTGTAAAGAACTGAATTTTGAACTCCGCACCGAAACCAATGATGCCTTTATTTTTAAGGAAGTCTTTATTGATAATTGCTATAATCTTCCCCCTTCCATCGCGGGTCAAACGGTGGTTGATCTGGGTGCTCATATTGGCACCTTCTCACTGCTTGCCCTGCGTCACGGTGCAGAAAAAGTAATCGCTGTAGAACCGGATATGGTAGGTTTTCAAATACTAAAACAACACCTTTCCAAATTTCCCAACATAGTTTTCTACAATAACGCAATCTGGAAAAACAATACTGACGATATAATGCTCTGTGGCCCGAGCAAGAAACTACCCACACATTATCGGGCGCTTGAAACCACTTCTGCGAACTTGCCTCCTGTTTGCCAAAAAGCAAAACCGATAACACTGGCAGAAATATTCTTAGAACAAAGGCTTGAAAAAATAGATATTCTAAAAATAGATATTGAAGGAGGAGAAATAGAAGTATTTTCTTCGCTACCCCAAGAATACTTTGCAAAAATCAATAACATCGTTGGCGAATGGCACGGACAAGAAGCATTGTGTGTTCTCCGGCAATATCTATCACCTTTCTATGATTTAGAATTCCGTGAAGATAACCCCAATGTCGACTACTTTTTCGCGCATAAAAAACAATAAATACCGCACTGCCGAAATTAAAAAACCGCCACTGTCTCTAAGAAACATTGGCGGGTCTTTGCGACTCAATCGCTACGCGCTTCTCATGATCACCTCCGGTGCTTCACTTACCAGGCAACGAATTCCGGCGTTCATCCACACTGGATAGTAACGAATCGGGACGGCAGTAGTGAAGACATTTTCGCGACCAACAATGTCCGCGACCAACGCCTCCACATCGGGATCACCGGAAGTCATGAGCACACGCCCACCATCCACCTGCAATAGATTAAGGGCGTATGGAACACATAATGTCTGGGCTGGCACATGCACTGTGATGTCGAGCGGTTTACAGACCCGCTGAAGCAACGCAACTGTTTCTCCCGGTTCACGTGCTGTCCAGTTCTGTCCCTGAAGCCACTCCGTGGAAAAGTTCAAACGATCCATTACGAAATGGAGCGACTTGTCTTGAGCCGAGAGCAGTGTGCCAATCCGATCCAGGTGGTCGTTGTATGAAACCTTTTCCGTTACACCACCCCAGCCATAACGAAGGGCCACAAGAAAAGGTATTTCTCCAAACTGCATACCCATCTCGCGCAAAATCTGCACATCGTCTTCCCAAAGCGACCGTGACGGTCCAACATCTTCGGTTCGCAAACGATCACCGATAAGTGCTGTTCTTCCGGAGTAGAGCATGCGTCCGCCCTCACCCCACACAGACTTCGCAATCCGCCACCCATCCTTAGATGAGACGACGCTCTCAATCCCACAAGGATTGAGGAGCAGCGTTTTCAAATCCTGATGGACAGTACAGAAGTCTCGCGGATACAGGACGGTTGAAGGGGCGTGACCCGGAAACGCCGCCAGCCTACAACCCAACGCTTGATTGAGAGTAAACACATAGGCTTGGTCGACCTTGGTTATGTCGCGACACACGATTCGAAAATCGACACTCATCTGTTTCAGAGCATAAGCGATCGCCGCGTGCTCCCTTCTCAGATTTTCTGCCACGATAGCCATCGTCCTGGACTCATCCAAGACATCTTGGCACAACCGCGCTTGGCCAGCGGGGGCGAAGAAATCGTTTCGACGCGCGATATTAAACTTCGGTTCTCCCAGTAGGTACATCATTCGACCCATCCTCCAAAAAGAGATTAAATTTTCAAAAAAGGACGACCCTCTACTATACTTATATTTTCACGATTGTCAACGCATCGTAATGTAACACGCATCGTAATGTAACCACTCACTGGTCGAGATTTATCTGGGACCGTCCCTGCACGCCAGGGTCGGTCACAGATAAACAAAATTACTTACAAATCAAACTAATTACTCACACTTCCTCAACCTGTGAGCGGTTACATTCATAATGCCTCAGTGGATTGGGACACCAACTATTGAAGCATTACATTAGTATGGACCCCCGACTTCTCGGGGGTGGTGGATTTTTCTGATACTTACTGTAATATCGACTTTCAGGCGGGTGAGGAGCTACTTACGCGTTATATTTGACAAATTCAAATAAATCTTATAATATACTACGTTCAGTTACGGAACGATTTTTTGACAATTTTCCTCCTTCTTCAGGGAACCCTGCCATGTCCATGTCAATGGGATGTTACGTCGGTGCGTATCTCACTCAAGCGGTCGTTCAGGTTGCATCACTATCCCCAATCCAATGGAGCCTGCTCAGTGCGTACGCCAAATACGGCTACGGCCCACCTCCTTACGTCGAGCCGACGTATGAGGATGAAACTTTCCACCCCCGGCTCAAGCTCAAACTCCAACAGATCGTCGGCTTTGAGGAGATGGAACACTCCCTCCGCATGCAGTATGTCGACGCGGCCAACGAAGTATTTCGTTTCGCCTACACACGCGGACGAGATGAGGACGATGAACAGAAAGGATTCTACAAAATCCCCCTCCTGCGCAATCGCCGGATCATGGATGATCCAGAAGGCATCGACCGCATCAAGATTCGCATTAGTCGCGCGGAATACGAACGTGCCAACGCGATCCTGGAAGCCGTCGGCGAACTGGAAAGGATCGCACGCGCCATTCCATACTACGAGCTGTACTGCACGGTCAAGAAAAACCTGCGGCGTCAGTTCAAAGTTGGGCTCGATGATGTGGTCTTAGTATCGATTGACCGCGGTGGTCGACTCCCCTGCATCATCCTTCAACGAGCATTGAACATGCCCTGCATGTTCTCGCTCAAAGTAGACCAGGGCGGACGAGGCCTGGACGAAGACCGTCTCCTCGAATTCGTTTCGGACGGCACTCTGCGAGACAAGCATGTCCTCTTTGTGGACTCGACCGTGGATTCGGGACGTCAGATCCGAGTGTTAGAGCGTTACTTCGATGATTCCAACTGGCGAGCCAGACTGGGACACCGAAGTTGGTCCATCGTCGGATCAAACGACTACGCCGAAAATCTCGGTCACCACTTGAACGTCAATTGGGGTGTCGATCCCGACCGAACGTTTGAGGACAACCCCCAACTAATGGGGATCGACTACGCTCCGGGAAGTCACACGAAGGTCGTTGATTTTCCGTCGCAAGCCGCGACCGACATTCGCAGATGTTTGTTGGCAGTGCCGGATGGCTACATCTACACTACCTCAGACATCGACGAACAACTCGCCACCCAACGCGAAAAATGGCAGCAACGCCAAAAGGAGCGTCGGGCGGAACACAGACGGCAAGTGGCGACAGAAAAAGCGACTCATCGAAGCGAAACAGCGCAACATCGACAGCGAGTGAAGGCTGCCGACAAGGCCGATCGTCTCGATCGTGAATTGCGACGAATCACCTCTTCCAAGCGTTGGCAAGCACTCAAGCGTGCAAGCCAAAGTCTGCCGGAAGAGACATTGCCTCAAGCGGTTCAAAACGGGCAAGCCCACGAAATGCACAACGTGCTAATCGTGGGCGCGCGCCAGCAGAACCTGCCACAGGCAACGGTAGATTTCGTCGCCGACAACCTTGGCCCTCACTGCTCACTGTTTGCCGGAACGCCCAAAGGCAACCCCGGCGCCGTCCTCAAGGCGGTGCTGGCAAGCCAGAAGGTTCCGCAACCGGAGGTGCGTCTGTATCAAACAGAGCACATGCGGGGACAAGTCGATCCAGCATTCGGCAACTCGCCGGTCGTGTTCGTCGGTCCAGACAAGCACGACGTGCGCTACAGGATGATCGATGACTCGCACGCAGTCCTCGCTCTGGGTGGAGAAGATGGGACGCTGGAAGAAGTGCTCCAAGCACTTCTCTCGGATAAGCCCACCTTCATTATCTCGGGTTACGGACCAGTCGCCGCCTACGTCGCCGGTAGCAAGCAGCTTCGAAAGAAGAAGAGCTTGCACATCTGTTCCAGTGTGGCCGAGGCGGTACAGCTGATCCTAGACGCGTCCAAAGCCTAGTCGCTCTTTCCTCGTTCAATTCCCCGTTGATTCACATTCGTGAATCGCGGGGATTTTTTTATTCCTGCTTGTTAACCGTCTGATATTTTTCCCAAAGCTCAACGAATTCGGGAGAGTCTTTCAGTAATTGCTCAAGTGTCCCCGACGCAATAATTTTTCCGTCTTTAAAGAAATAAATTTCCTCGAATAGACGTAACAAGTGCAACCGATGAATGGACGCTAAAATCGATTTCTTTTTAAACTTCGCGAAAATGTTTTGGAAAATAATCAGTTCGTTTTGCGTATCAATCGAGCTTGTCGGTTCATCCAGTAAAACAATCGATTTATCGTCGCAGGCCATTAGTCCGCGCGCGAGAGCAAGCCGTTGTTTTTCCCCACCGCTCAAATTGACGCCCTTCTCAACAATATTGGAATCCAGTTTCTTGGGCAGACTCTCAATGACGTCGGAAATACAAGCCATATCGGTAAACTTTTTTATATAGGCCGGTTTATAGTTGATACCCATCGTAATATTTTCTCTAATCGTAGTGGAAAAAATTTCCGGATCTTGCGGAATCAACGCGATATCTTCGCTAATCGATTTAAATCCTTCTTTTAGCAACTTACCGTCAAGATAAAGCTGAATATCTTGCGGACTATATAATTCCCGAATAATTTTTAAGAAAGTTGTTTTTCCGCTCCCGCTTTCACCGATCAAAGCAATCCGCGCGCCGTTTTTTATCGTCATTGAAACATTATCCAAATGCAATTCCGCGCCGTGGTAAGGGTGATAAGAAAAACTCAATCCGGAAATTTTCAACTCGCGCCAATTCGCTTTCAACTCGATTTGTTTCACGCGCTTTATGTCGCTGAAATCTTTGGCCAGTTCTTCCGCGTTCATCACCGCCGATTTACGTTGCACAATAATGCCATACATAGAAGCAAAACGGAAAAAGATATCGCTGATGCGATCCACATAACCATACAACGCGTAAACCGTTCCCACCAAAATCACCGTTCCCGCGTTGATGTTGGCAAGAAAATACGACCCCAAAACAAGGACCGTCATTAAACTACTGCACACCGACACAAAAAACCATTTTGTTTCATTAATCCTGTTGTTTCTCACCACCAGTTTAAACGGTGCCATAATTTTTTCGTAAATGGCGGACGACACTAATTTTTCAATCCGCAAAATTATTACCGTTGTGATATTGCTGATTGAATCAAAAACTTTCTCGGAAATTTTGTTTTCCGCGGAATAAATTTCT is part of the bacterium genome and harbors:
- a CDS encoding FkbM family methyltransferase, whose product is MNNYKRAYFNTTIFFKTFIHRIVNHYGYEINKTTTIKRFGDEYQALISLYCKELNFELRTETNDAFIFKEVFIDNCYNLPPSIAGQTVVDLGAHIGTFSLLALRHGAEKVIAVEPDMVGFQILKQHLSKFPNIVFYNNAIWKNNTDDIMLCGPSKKLPTHYRALETTSANLPPVCQKAKPITLAEIFLEQRLEKIDILKIDIEGGEIEVFSSLPQEYFAKINNIVGEWHGQEALCVLRQYLSPFYDLEFREDNPNVDYFFAHKKQ
- a CDS encoding ABC transporter ATP-binding protein, which encodes MKLSNNPILFLAVRLWKYAEGNRKKVILYVLLSIVANGVSSLWPLVMAKLLNVVQARGVTNESLPLLLIYLGIFFLISLVFWTFHGPSRLIEQKNAFWVRANYKKYLLDGVMALPIEWHVDHHSGDTIDKVEKGTTSLFRFSEDSFEIIEASVRLITSCIILSYFNYYAGFIVLAVVIFTITLITQFDKVLVKQYKEIYSAENKISEKVFDSISNITTVIILRIEKLVSSAIYEKIMAPFKLVVRNNRINETKWFFVSVCSSLMTVLVLGSYFLANINAGTVILVGTVYALYGYVDRISDIFFRFASMYGIIVQRKSAVMNAEELAKDFSDIKRVKQIELKANWRELKISGLSFSYHPYHGAELHLDNVSMTIKNGARIALIGESGSGKTTFLKIIRELYSPQDIQLYLDGKLLKEGFKSISEDIALIPQDPEIFSTTIRENITMGINYKPAYIKKFTDMACISDVIESLPKKLDSNIVEKGVNLSGGEKQRLALARGLMACDDKSIVLLDEPTSSIDTQNELIIFQNIFAKFKKKSILASIHRLHLLRLFEEIYFFKDGKIIASGTLEQLLKDSPEFVELWEKYQTVNKQE